The Streptomyces phaeolivaceus genome has a window encoding:
- a CDS encoding methyltransferase domain-containing protein, whose translation MMRTDGYLLDHRRAETGQGPDAFARLFDPTTFRHMEGFGLGSGWRCWEVGAGGTSVVSWLAKKVGPTGKVIATDTDISWAVPSVTRPPVEALVHRVGVDEPPGDGFDLVHARLALAHAPDRDQALASMIKALRPGGRLLIEDADPALQPLACLEESGPEHQLANRLRQAVAALLAERGIDAAHGRRLPRLLRAAGLRGVEADAYFPVSSPACSALESRTVGRLREALVSAALATDEEIDRHLADVTSGAMDIAAPPLISAWGRKA comes from the coding sequence ATGATGCGAACCGACGGGTATCTCCTCGACCACCGGCGGGCCGAGACGGGGCAGGGCCCCGACGCCTTCGCCAGACTCTTCGACCCCACGACGTTCCGGCACATGGAGGGCTTCGGCCTGGGTTCCGGCTGGCGCTGCTGGGAGGTCGGCGCGGGCGGCACCTCCGTCGTCTCCTGGCTGGCCAAGAAGGTCGGACCGACCGGCAAGGTCATCGCCACCGACACCGACATCTCCTGGGCCGTCCCCTCGGTCACCCGCCCCCCGGTCGAGGCCCTGGTCCACCGCGTGGGCGTCGACGAGCCGCCGGGGGACGGCTTCGACCTCGTCCACGCCCGGCTCGCCCTGGCCCACGCGCCCGACCGCGACCAGGCACTGGCGTCGATGATCAAGGCTCTGCGTCCCGGCGGACGGCTCCTGATCGAGGACGCCGACCCTGCCCTCCAGCCCCTGGCCTGCCTGGAGGAATCCGGCCCCGAACACCAACTGGCCAACCGGCTTCGCCAGGCCGTCGCCGCGTTGCTCGCCGAACGCGGAATCGACGCCGCGCACGGCCGTAGGCTGCCGCGCCTGCTACGTGCGGCGGGGCTGCGCGGTGTGGAGGCCGACGCGTACTTCCCCGTTTCCTCACCCGCCTGCTCGGCCCTGGAGTCGAGGACCGTCGGCCGGCTCCGTGAGGCGCTCGTCTCGGCCGCCCTCGCCACGGACGAGGAGATCGACCGGCACCTCGCCGACGTGACCTCCGGCGCGATGGACATCGCCGCCCCACCACTGATCTCGGCGTGGGGCCGGAAGGCATAG
- the corA gene encoding magnesium/cobalt transporter CorA — protein sequence MSMAGNLRKVTGLDRVGGLRRMARLARRRPRVDLSHPARSPLGTSVVNCVTYHKGVRSPAVRDVVEAVKQVRRHDHGFVWLGLHEPTQREFSGIAELFDLHPLAVEDAVEAHQRPKLERYDDTLFAVFKTVCYVEHTELTATSEVVHTGEIMVFVGTDFVITVRHGRHGSLGPLREELEANPEQLAKGPAAVLHAIADHVVDDYLNVTDSVQTDIDQVETDVFAANGARVDPGRIYQLKRELLELKRAVAPLARPLLELTSRPIRVVDPEIQAYFRDVSDHLLRATEQIAAFDELLNSILQAHLAQVSVAQNEDMRKITAWAALIAVPTMVCGVYGMNFEHMPELHWRFGYPLVLGVIATACVTLYRGFKRNGWL from the coding sequence ATGTCCATGGCAGGGAATCTGCGGAAGGTCACCGGCCTCGACAGGGTCGGCGGCCTGCGCAGGATGGCACGGCTGGCCCGACGACGCCCTCGCGTCGACCTAAGCCATCCGGCTCGCTCCCCGCTGGGCACGTCGGTGGTGAACTGCGTGACGTACCACAAGGGTGTCCGCTCGCCCGCCGTCCGCGATGTCGTCGAGGCCGTCAAGCAGGTCCGCAGGCACGACCACGGCTTCGTCTGGCTGGGACTGCACGAGCCGACGCAGCGGGAGTTCTCCGGCATCGCCGAACTCTTCGATCTGCACCCACTGGCGGTGGAGGACGCGGTCGAGGCCCATCAGCGCCCTAAGCTGGAGCGCTACGACGACACATTGTTCGCGGTGTTCAAGACGGTCTGCTACGTCGAGCACACCGAGCTGACCGCGACCAGCGAGGTGGTGCACACCGGCGAGATCATGGTCTTCGTCGGCACCGACTTCGTGATCACGGTCCGGCACGGGCGGCACGGATCGCTCGGACCACTGCGGGAGGAACTGGAGGCGAACCCGGAGCAGTTGGCCAAGGGCCCGGCCGCGGTGCTGCACGCGATCGCGGACCACGTGGTCGACGACTACTTGAACGTCACGGACTCGGTCCAGACGGACATCGACCAGGTCGAGACCGATGTGTTCGCCGCGAACGGCGCCCGCGTCGACCCGGGGCGCATCTACCAGCTCAAGCGCGAACTGCTCGAACTGAAGCGGGCGGTGGCCCCGCTCGCCCGCCCGCTCCTGGAGCTGACCTCACGACCGATCCGGGTGGTCGACCCGGAGATACAGGCCTACTTCCGGGACGTCTCCGACCACCTGCTGCGGGCCACCGAGCAGATCGCCGCGTTCGACGAACTGCTCAACTCGATCCTTCAGGCGCATCTAGCGCAGGTCAGCGTCGCGCAGAACGAGGACATGCGCAAGATCACGGCGTGGGCGGCGCTCATCGCCGTGCCGACCATGGTGTGCGGGGTGTACGGCATGAACTTCGAGCACATGCCCGAGCTGCACTGGAGGTTCGGCTACCCGTTGGTGCTGGGGGTCATAGCCACCGCCTGCGTCACCCTCTACCGGGGCTTCAAGCGCAACGGATGGCTGTGA
- a CDS encoding CBS domain-containing protein has protein sequence MTTAGDIMHRGAQWIPAHETLDRAAQLMRQLNVGALPISDQNERLCGILTDRDIVVGCVALGHDPSKITAGELAKGTPRWIDANADVSEVLQEMKGHQIRRLPVIENKRLVGMISEADLAHHLPDDQIASWAESVYARSATH, from the coding sequence ATGACCACCGCCGGAGACATCATGCACCGCGGGGCCCAGTGGATCCCCGCCCACGAGACCCTGGACCGTGCCGCGCAGCTGATGCGCCAGCTGAACGTCGGGGCACTCCCCATCAGCGACCAGAACGAACGGCTCTGCGGCATCCTCACCGACCGCGACATCGTCGTCGGCTGTGTCGCCCTGGGCCACGACCCGTCGAAGATCACGGCCGGTGAACTGGCCAAGGGCACACCGCGCTGGATCGACGCGAACGCCGACGTCAGTGAAGTGCTCCAGGAGATGAAGGGGCATCAGATCCGCCGGCTCCCGGTGATCGAGAACAAGCGTCTCGTCGGCATGATCAGCGAAGCCGACCTGGCCCACCATCTGCCGGACGACCAGATCGCCTCCTGGGCCGAGAGCGTGTACGCGAGAAGCGCGACGCACTGA
- a CDS encoding nucleoside/nucleotide kinase family protein, which yields MGRVRFEAITWERLGDLLADRLLDLKPDDGSPWPRVAFDGAPAARPGDLAARVSEALRVRGRSSLVVGTEGFLRPASLRFEYGHEDVEAYYDGWFDTAALWREVFGPLDPGGTGRILPDLWDPATDRATRTPYVQLPPGALLLAHGPLLLKHWFPFDLTVHVLLSQGALRRRTPEAEHWTLSAFERYGTDIDPAATADVVVRADDPRHPAWNG from the coding sequence ATGGGCCGTGTGCGATTCGAAGCGATCACCTGGGAACGGCTCGGCGACCTTCTCGCCGACCGGCTCCTCGACCTGAAGCCGGACGACGGCTCGCCCTGGCCGCGCGTCGCCTTCGACGGCGCCCCGGCCGCCCGCCCGGGAGACCTCGCCGCTCGCGTGTCGGAGGCGTTGCGGGTACGCGGCCGGTCCTCTCTGGTCGTGGGCACCGAGGGTTTTCTGCGGCCGGCGTCGCTCCGCTTCGAGTACGGCCACGAGGACGTGGAGGCGTACTACGACGGCTGGTTCGACACCGCCGCCCTGTGGCGCGAGGTCTTCGGCCCGCTCGACCCCGGCGGCACGGGCCGGATCCTGCCCGACCTCTGGGACCCCGCCACCGACCGCGCGACCCGCACCCCCTACGTCCAACTCCCGCCCGGCGCGCTCCTGCTGGCGCACGGCCCCCTCCTCCTCAAGCATTGGTTCCCCTTCGATCTGACCGTCCATGTCCTCCTCTCCCAGGGCGCCCTGCGCCGCCGCACCCCGGAGGCCGAGCACTGGACCCTCTCCGCCTTCGAGCGCTACGGAACCGACATCGACCCGGCCGCCACCGCCGACGTCGTGGTGCGCGCCGACGACCCGCGGCACCCGGCCTGGAACGGCTGA